gagagagtcagtgagCAGGATAAACTGGGTTTAATCAGTCCTGCAGCAGGCAGGGAATAACTCATCCCTCCGCACTGACACTGCATTGTATTTCATGTTGCATGAGAGAGAATGCAGAGTGCACAGGAGGGGCAGtctgagagagatagatggaggaaaAAATAGAGGGATCTTTTAACCAAGTGACTCAGAGATCAGTGCCTTCCGAATGTAATATGCACGTCGTATTGGTTAAAGTGGGCTACATTTTACCCCCGATTCTACTGAGTCAGTgagcatctttgtgtgtgtgtgtgagggagagtgaaTAGTCTTTTGTAGGCAGCTGAGACAGCATCCTTGAGGTTGTGAGGAAAATGCTGCGGAAAAGCCCCCTTTTGACACAATAATTTGTGAAGTCCGTTTCATGTTTGTGCACTTAGGCGGCATGTAAGATTTCTGCCAGGTCACTGCCTTCTGAAGATGGAAAGGCTCTGTGATCTGATCTGAGGCCTCTGTAGGTTTATTTCTGTcctcctgcagtgtgtgtgctggtgtgtgtgtttgtgtagacggTCTTAACATGGATTAACAATTTAATGCAATCTGGCCACCATCACAAGCGATTGAGGGGCAGCTGTAGATGTTGTCCACTTTGTGACATTCATACAACCTCTCCACCCCATGGACCATCACAGGTATGTAATGCATACTGGTCCCATATAAGCTGGTACATgtcgtatacacacacatgtggatacaagcgtgcaaacacacacacacacacacagggaagtaCATGTGAGTGTATGCGGATgtgcacaaatacagacacacacacacacacacacacacgcacacgcacacgcacagacaacCATACACAGACAACCATACACAGACaaccatacacagacacacacacacacacgcacacacacagacaaccatacacagacacacacacacacacacacacacgcacacacacagacaaccacacacacagacagtctcgATATGCTCGTCTCTCCCCACCCTGTGGTCTGAGATGTGGGGGCCCTAATGTGGGCTTAAGCTGAGTActcccatctctccatctctgctccCCACCACTGTGGCAAGGAGCACACTCACACTGGCCTGATCCCGCACCACAACCAGACACAAAGAAATGGGGTCAGAGAGAGAATGGTCTTACCCTTGATTAACAtatagaattttttttttttcctggcaCACGTTCAATTGTCAAGGTTTCTGTCCTTGCAGCAGAGCACTGTAACAATCCAGGTTTATTGCTGTGTTGCAGTACATTTGCCATGACAGAATCAGCGGAGGCTCAATCCAATGGGCTGTGAAATATGATTAGTGGAATTTTGTGATGCTGAGCTGATTCATTTGTTGTAGTTGTAGATCATTTGTTTATACACTGAGTCttattttttctcctctctcgaAGAGGGATTGTCACATTTTATGATCTTGATGGTTATGCGTGGTATGTGTACACATTATTAGAGGAAAATGCAGTGCAATCTGCAGTTCATCACTTAAACTGAATAATTAAAACGTGGAGATTGATGTTCATATTCCTGCAGGTTCATTTCAGCAAGCTTTTTGAAGATTGTGGGAAGTCTTCCCCCTAGTGTTCAACTCTGtgcaacattaaaaaaaaaactccccatGTTAAAACCTCTGCAGTTATCATGCCTTACCTCAGCAAAGCTCAACAGTGTGCATggttctctcctgtctctcctgtGCAGGTTGGCTGCCATACCATCACGCTCTTCCTTTTCCCGGGGACTTCCTGTCACGTGACCACACTCCTGCCTCGCCTCCACTCCCCAGCATGGAACCCAACAAAGTTCAGTCCGAGGGAGGCCTGAATGTGACCCTGACCATCCGCCTCCTCATGCACGGCAAGGTAACCAACCAACCGACACCcgaccaaccaaccaaccacagAGCACAGGTGGAGCAGGGCAGTGGAGAGCCAGCGCCAAAAAAAGATTGACAgaaaaaacgagagagagaaaagagagagagagagggagagaatgaacaGGGCTTATTGTGAGTCATTCTCCCCAGACGTGACGTGTTGGCTAGAGAGTCTGTGACTCATCAAGATGAGGGAGTATGCCATCTCCTATTGCTAATCAAACGTGGACATGCTACGCTGTCATCGGTAGCAGATATACTGTCTGTCAGAGACCTCAGTACCTCCTGAACAACTAGATTTTTTGGCCATGATTTATGTCTTGGGTTTGCAAACATATCTGATTCAGTGATGAGCCGTGACAGGAATTGAATAAGCGTAAAATGTGGTTCAAtgcctctacctccctctctaactcaatctcactctctttttctttgtctctcacactccttctctgtctctatttTAGGAGGTTGGAAGCATCATAGGGAAGGTATGTGGATTTACTGTGTATAACACCTCACTTATTTACACATCCACCATTATTTGCTGAAAGTAtgttatttactgtattttTAACACTCGACTTCATCTGGTACTTTTAACAGAAAGGGGAAACGGTAAAGAAAATGCGGGAAGAGGTATGTGTGTCGTGCGTCTCCACCGCCCGGGCGTAAAAGAGAACCCagtcttgttgttgttgttgttgttgtaaaagTGAAATGCAATCATATCCAAACTCAtcctgttttttctttctccggCAGAGTGGAGCTCGCATCAACATCTCGGAGGGAAACTGCCCCGAAAGAATCGTCACCATCACAGGCCCCACAGACGCCATCTTCAAGGCCTTTGCAATGATTGCCTACAAGTTTGAAGAGGTATGTTCAGTCGGGGCCTGGAATAAGGCTATCTGAAATGAAGATCGTTTTTTTCTGAGAGAGGGGGTCTTTTCTGTTGTCTGTTTTcttgttcttttctctctctctctccctctctctcttttgtccctcttttttatatataaaatcCCTCGCCAGCTCTTGACAGCCAGTATATAACACTAATCCCCATGTCTGTCTCTGGCAGTCGGGGTGGCATTACGCTCTGAGCTTGGGGTAGTGTTTGAGTAATTCCCCAGTAGAAGCTACTGTAGCAATATATCTGCATGCAATGGTGAAAAAATAATACTTGTAGCAGCTGCTTTTGAGATGTGCAGAACCAATTCAGGACATAAAACAAAATGCCTGACACTTAATAACACACTGTTGTAGGGAGCATTGTTAAACTGAAAAATGATTGTAACAAAAACAGCCTTTGTCCAGCTTTTCTGTCTATGCCTATAATCAAGGTAATGTCAGGTGTTTTTCCAGGACATCGTCAATGCCATGAGCAACAGCCCAGCCACCAGCAAGCCCCCAGTCACTCTGCGGCTGGTGGTGCCAGCCAGCCAGTGTGGCTCCCTCATCGGGAAAGGAGGATCAAAGATCAAAGAGATGAGAGAAGTACGCCAGCCCTGCATGCAAAGCTGCCAACACACTATCTACCAGTGCAGCGTGTGCACTGAATATTTAGAGCATCCCTTTCCTCTGTGTACGGGAGGGAAGTGGATACGTCTCTGACACTAAGCAGCACTACTACAGCCAAATGTTAAATTGTCAGAGATTCAATATTATACAGCATGTACAGCTTCTTAGGGATCCAACTTAAATAAAAAACAGCTTGCAAGACTATGGTTAAAATAATTATGCAAAATACTTTCCAAAAGCTAAAATCAAAATAAAGgttgaaaacaaataaattaaaGGTTTAAGCAAGAAGTAAGTACCACTGTACTTTTATCAGATTGTGCTGACAAAACAATTACTTTTAAATTCAACAACAAGATGGCCAAAGTCTGTAACCTTAAATGGTTCATTATTTTGTCGGATAGAACATCCTGTAGGCTGTCGATGGCCTTGGCAACGTTTTGGCTCACACTAGTGAGCAGAAGCACAGAAAAGGTCTGAGCAAGCCTGGTACAATGATACTTACTTTTCTGTGTGCTACATCTGCGTTGCCACTCAATTTCGAACGTTATAGAGAACTTGGAGAACTAAGAGCATGTTGTTCCTCTGCAGTCCACAGGGGCGCAGGTGCAGGTGGCGGGGGACATGCTGCCCAACTCCACAGAGCGTGCAGTGACAATCTCCGGGACTCCCGAAGCCATCATCCAGTGTGTCAAGCAGATATGTGTCGTCATGCTGGAGGTAGAGTATATGGCGCGGGGGGTGCAGTCATGTCTCTCCCCTGCACCCATAGTATTGCTGGAAGTCTGGTCTGTGTAGTCAATTAAATTTGGCTCGCTGGGCAACTTCCGTCGCACAAAGCACTTCGCCACAGTTAACACCCTCACTGCCCCCTCCCTTGTCCACTCTCCATGCCTGCTTTATAACATGATGACattgaagacattttgtgctaTAAGTATACTCCAGGAGCACTGGCTCCCTCTTGAGAGCTGACGTAACATGCTGTAGGCTACTCCACACCCAACCCCTCTTTGAGTGATGTGTTGGGTtagaattcttttttttttcttattcttTTCATGCTTTCAGTCGATGTCCATGTCGATGCTTATTGATTGATGCAGCTGTTATTTCCCTGGCAGTCCTGTAGACTTGCTGACatgcagacacttttgtcccaCGTAAGTGAAGAAATAGGAAGGGAGGAACAGAAACAAATTGAATATTCTTCACTGGAGTCAAATGTACAATCGGCCATGGTGATGGAGCATGCATCAATGTGCCATGCCATTTAAGGATATTCACGGGAAAAAGCACCATATGCTCTCAGCGTAACCCGCAGGCCTCGAGTGCTTTTCACAATGGGCTGCCACTTtgctcttttatttatttttttcatggtCTATTTTTTGGTGAGAAGAGTGGAAGCGCGTCCTACATTGTGTTGGTAAAGCAGTGCCCGAGGAATCTCAGCACAGGGTTGGCCATGAGCATGCCCTGCctgcctttcttctctctctctctctctctctctctctctatttccacACGTTCCCATGTACCCATGAGATattctctctcaccctttccctctctttgtctctctctctctgtcatctctTTTCCCTAACTTTAGTTTTTCTTTTGAGCCTACTTGTacaaaatgaacacacacacacacacacacacacacacgcacacacacaaacacacccacacacaaataaacaattgAAGGACTGCATTTACACTAGTTTTGACAAATGTTGTGTTCCTGCTATTGATCTGGATGGCCCATTTGGCTAGACAATGGATTTCTgtcagtctacacacacacacacacacacacacacacagagccactctTACCTGTTTGCCGTCTCCTGGTCTAACACCTGGTCTCTGCCTCTTCCCTCTTCCCCGTCTCCTAGTCCCCACCGAAAGGTGCCACCATCCCCTACCGCCCAAAGCCCGCCTCCACCCCCGTCATTTTTTCAGGTGGCCAGGTAAGAGCCGACCCGCTGGCGGCGTCCGCAGCCAACCTCAGCCTTTTACTGCAGCACCAGCCACTGCCTGTTAGTGCACTCAGGTTTTCTCACCTTTTCACTTGCATGCCCACTCCAccaccactacccccccccccccacacacacaaagtggagGGTTAACACGCTCGGGACaaggggaggaggaagatgggGATGGGGGTAGAGCTTCATGGCAGAGCATCACGTTGGAGGGGGTTAAAGggtttcatttatttttgtagGAAGGGAGGGGGGTTGTGGAGATGAAACAGTTGTTTTGAATTTTTCATTCCGTTTTTAGAAACAAAAAGAAATTCTCCTCAAATCACATCAAGGGCCATTGCCATCTTAACAGAGTTTGGGAGGATGATCATTAAATTAGAAATGAGTTTGCTTTTACTGGTATGCTGCAAACAGTGTGCAACACCACCTCTCTTGAGCTGGCTGCATTTAAATATCTAATTACTCCTAACTGagtaatataaataaaaataaatcataataaatataaataaaaatataaatatataaataaaaatgacttgacttgacttgatgtcTGCCATGAGAGTCTCTTTTCAAATCCTCCTCCCCTTTCAAAACAGATATCATATCCTTTTACTGTAACATTCCTACAGTCTCCAGTAATATCAGTTGAATAGAACAATGGTACAGTATGTTTCCTTTGCAGTGTCTTTGATTCTGTATGTGGAACAACTATAGCAGCATAGCAGAAATGTTAAAAGGATATTGTTATCAGTCAATTAATCAGTCATTCCAGCTCATTTTTGCCAACCGTAGAAGTGTGGTTGAAGCGTGAATGATGTGTGATTGAAAGTTGAATTATATCTAACAGAAATGTTCAGACTGCTTGATTCATTCCATCTGTCCAGCTCCGTTAGATATCCATGGCAGCTCTTGTGATAGACATTGATAGTGTCTATCTCAATATGACTTCATTAGAAAAGGCTCACAAAAGAGATGCTTGTTAAACTAAGACCTTTCTCTCAGCCAATATaagaacatacagtatatgtatatagtatatagtaatTGTCATATTTATATCAAAATGCTAACACAGGATGTCATTGAGAAGGTTAAGAACTTCAGTCTGAGAAAAGTTTATTTTAAGTCATATTCAAGTCATGTTTAGTTTTCTTACCCATTAAGTATAAccattgtaaagcaatttgtcGATAATTTAGTTATTTTGTATAAATGCAGAGGCAGCATTCTTGATTTGGTTTGACCTGTTTGTTGTCTTTATGGTGCTGACTGTGTCCTCTCtacctttttctttctctccacagGCCTACACAATTCAGGGACAATATGCCATTCCTCACCCGGATGTGAGTTCCCAGTCTCCTTTtccagtccacacaaacaccaacacatgACATGATTCTGTTTTgcgtttcttttttcccctcttctttTTGTTCTTATCCGACTTGAAGTCATATTAATATTACCCAATAATATTAATACATAATTTTTCATGTCTAATTGGCATCACATTACAATCTGGAATCCTAATGATCCTCTCTCAGTGTAGCAAAATTGTGGACAAGATCTCTCAGGACTTGGCCTGCCGCAGTCAATGAAAATATGACAGAGGACAGGTGCATTACCAGAAAGTGTGCACCCCCTGAAACCTGTCAACGTCTCATCACAAAAATGTACACTGCTTGCGATGTTCCAGGGTCCCCTTCCCAGTAGATCACTGATGGTGAATTGTCTATGGGGTAAGACCCTGGTGTCTGAGGAAAAAGCATCAGACTTGAGGCTTTGCCAGGGCTTTGAGCCAAACAGcctcaatttgtttttttttgaggCTGAGTTGAGTTTTTTGACCACCTCTCTGCCCTGACCCGTGAGCGAGGTTCCATTAGCTTCCTGGGAGAACAGCTCACTACGTCTTTTCATGTCCTTATATGGGCTCTGAGGAGGAGCTTTCATGTCCTTATATGGGCTCTGTGTCTATCTGGCTCCGTTAGTAAACTGAGACCAAGCCGAGAGAGCTGAGTGTGCATCAAGGTACTGGGCGTCCAAATCCCACAAGTCTGCACAGCCTCTGTCTGTAATTCCACTTAATCAGTCTTCATCGCCAGAGCATCCATAGAGATACTCTCTGTCAGTTCCTTTAATTCGGCTGAGGCAGTGATTGATGCCAAGAGAGGCATAGGTTGACATCACCATCACTCAACTTGACGCCGGATGTCCGTTTCACCCTCATTAAAGACTTAGGTGAGCGCTCCAGCCAGGAGctttctcctgctctccttATGCCTATAGGAGATACAAGGAGAAAACAGGAACGAGCAGGGCCGTTTTAAATAGACAGGGCGTTCATTTGaaggctgtttgttttgtttgttgtgcaGTGTTGTACACCATTAAATATTAAATCGCATTAGACTTGACAGACCATAATAGGCTTAGGCGTTTGTGTCTTCCCTGCGGCCTGTGCGTTTGcatgaaacaaataaaacaaaaaaggtTGTGAGGGAAAAAATAATTCATATACCATACTTCAGCATGTCAAAATCTCTTATGATAAAAGATTTCATTGCTTAATCCTGCGAGATCCAAAACTAAGACGTAAACCCAGTCAGAGTGACGCACTCCACCAATTTCACATACCAGAAGTCAGGCCAAGTCCTGCTCAAGAGTCTCGCActttccttcactctctctttcttctctctctctttcttcttccacCACAGTTTGTCCTGGCTTCTGCTCCTCGttgtttcttcctttctttctttctttctttctttctttctttcttccttccttcctttctttctgtctctcttctagTTTTGCATCTTGATTTCTCGGTGTTCACCTCTGTTTCAACAATAACCTCTTAGTTCTACTGTCCCTCCCCCACCTCAGCAGCTGACCAAGCTTCACCAGTTGGCTATGCAGCAAACCCCCTTTACCCCCCTTGGACAGACCACCCCTGCTTTCCCTGGTACGTACCCATCCACCCTTTGGACTATTTCCTTCTCTTTGTACCTGTAGAAAcacactctctgtgtctctctttctcttcctctctctctctctctctcctcctcttattTTCCTGTTTTGTTTCTCCATGACGCACTTCATGACATACCCCCCTGGTGGATGCTCTCCATGACTGTAGCACCTTTGGTTTGATATGATCTTTTTTCCTCGTTTTTTTGACCACATTTTGCTTTAGTTATAAACAAAAACGAGCGCGTGGCAACTCAAAAACAAACCTCAAAATTCGAAAATATATCTGTTAAtaacatgtttttttatgtaACCCTTGAATTCACTATGCACATGTAGAATTTATTTCAGCAATATATGTAGGTATTTTTTATAACCTAAGTTATAAAGTTATAAGTCTCATGAATAAATATAGCTAAGCCTGATTCCATTTTACCCTAGTGTCCTCCACAGGCCATTTGTGTCAGAATTGATTGAACAAAACAGGAACCCGCTCATGAAGTTTCCTCGTAGAAGAACGTCCTAGTGGGTTATTTTTCAACGCCCTTCAAACAGTTCATATGAGGACATGCAAATTTGCCCATCAACAGTCATTTCTCTGTTTTAAAGTGTCATGAGTGTTTAATGACAGCGGTGGGTTTGGGCTTGCGGGTAAAGTTGCGTCATGCTCCAGTATCTTGATCTTAATGAAGGCTGCTATTTCACTTTTATCATTTAAATTGCCCCAGCAGTGTCCAATATATGAATGTACACAGGTTTTCTTATTAGGTTATAAAAATAAATGCATCTCAGCTGtaaaccttctctctctccgcatTATCTCGGCTCCTGGAGGAAGGCCGGAGGCCATTGTTGCCTGATCATGAGCACTTGGCTGCAGCCTCACGGCTCTCCTCCACAGTGTGCTTAAAATGCTGTTTATgctgctctctcttcctctccattcTCCACCTTTTtatgtctctcctcctcactctctctctctcactttctccaccCATCCCTCCttcacccctcccccctctccccctcactctctccacccattcctccttcaccccccccctctctgtcactctctctctccacctatccctccttccctttctctcccctctctgtctctcttccccttcgtccccttctctctctccctccttctctgcgCTGCTCAATGCTGTAGGTCTGGATGCCAGTCCCCCGGCCAGTACTCATGAACTCTCCATTCCCAATGATGTGAGTAGGAGGCCCTTTTAACAGTGTTAATAGGGATACCTTAGGACACATTCCCTGAACGTATTTGATGTTTGCAAGGGTTTATGACATATGCTGCTTTGTAATTTGCAGTTTTAGAAGACATTTAGCCTTCATTACAACATTTGTGGGAAGCTACATTCTCAGAGGAGTATGTGAAGTGTATGAAAccaaagatttttttagttttaatTTTTACACAGCAGGTTGGCACGttctcttttctcctttgtAAGAAATTCTGTAATGTCTTCCCAGCTAATAGGCTGCATAATCGGGCGCCAGGGAACCAAAATCAACGAGATCCGTCAGATGTCTGGAGCGCAGATCAAAATCGCTAATGCTATGGAAGGGTCATCCGAGCGCCAGATAACCATCACTGGAACCCCCGCCAACATCAGCCTTGCTCAGTACCTCATTAATGCAAGGTAACCCCACACTGCGCCCTGAAATAAGTGATAGCCTAGCGGTGGCCCGACCATTCATGCTGTGATGTATGGCTTTGTGTCTACTTCTCCTCTCAATGGAAACCTAGCTTCTTTTTTCTCAAAGAAATGCCTTGAAGTCGCACAAGGACACAGGAGTTTGTCTCTTTAGtagtttttttcttctccctccACGTTGAAATACAAGACTGAGTTTTGAATTAATGTACTCTGTACGTCTTATACTGATGATATCATCTTCTGTTCATTCATAGTGATTTTTCTTTCTAATACAGTCTTCCCGTTTGCAGCCTTAGGCAATCAGCCTCAGTGCTGAAGGTCACACAAGTGCTCTCAGTCCACCACCTTGTTATTTCTTTTGTGTTAAACCATCTCTTTTCTCGTCAGTTAGAGACAGGAAACATTTGTAGTCTGTAGCTGAAAAATAGAGCACACGTGCACATTATGTATCTAAAAAGCTATACATCCCGCAACGTGGCTTCACAGAAAAGGCTACCATGGCAGCAAAAGAGTGAGCTCTATCACTTTGTTAAACGCTGTCGTGTCATGGCGGCACAGATGAATGGAGGGAGCTGTCGCATGTGGTGGTCTCGCTGCTGCGGGCTGCTTAGAGAGAGATTGGCGGCTCCGGGGGTGGGATACTAACGCCTTATTGCTCTCCCACCGTTCCCCACTGGCAGGTTCAGAGACGTGGCAGCCATGTGGAATGACCCATCCTCCATGACTACATCCTGAAGCCCCAAACTGGTGTCATTGTCAGAAGCAAACTGCAgcttcccccctctcctcctattCCAAAACACCCTGCCCAGTTACCTATTGTGCATCCCACCCCTTTAGAGTTCATTAGACCCCCCTCACTTTACAATATACCTTCAGCAGTAGCGTTGCTTGTATGGGTAGGCTATTGCTAAAGATAAAGACAAATAATTGTGGTTTGATTTTGTTCATGTTAAAATGTAGTGATTAAGTATAGTGTTTCAGCATGTTGAATGCTTAGAATCAATCAagctgtattattttatttttgtccttttctttgttttctttttactgCTAGCTTAGTTAAACATGGTTGCTGAATAAGTCTTGTAGTTTCTTGTCAGGAAAGCtttaaaaatgtacaaaaaatgtaaaacgtttaaaaaaaaacacaaaaactgtAATTGCTTTTTGACTGCTAATAAGCAATGCTGTGGGTAGGGCAACTAGAGTGATGTGATGCACCCATGTAAGGAGAATGCTGTGATTGCAGACATGGGTTTCAGAGAACCAAAATGGGTTGGAAATTGTTACAGTTCCAATCAGAGCCTAGGAATTAGCCATTAACACCATTCATTTTTTATGGAtgataaatatgttttttttcttgagtTTAAAAAaggaagtaaaataaaaacatttttttaaagacaTTTTAGCTGGCAAGGGAGTCGATTGTTTTATGCCTGAATGCATCTGATAATCCAAATGCATGACCGATTTACAGACACGCTAAACACATAGAGCCATTAAAAGGTGGACGGCGAAACGTGTCAAGTGCTTTCagaattgttttatttttctctatttttctatctcttcccccccctctccccctgcctccccctctcccctgcctccccctcccccctgactccccctctccccctgcctccccctcccccctgactccccctcccccctgactgttCTAGGCTGACGTCTGAGGTCACTGGAATGGGCACACTCTAATTTCTACCCTTCATCCTTCACTGCATCACATGACCCTTGAGCCAATGGCATTGCACCTAgtttgtttatctctctctctctctctctctgtactcaGCTATCCTGCATTTTAAGTAACTAAGCTAATTTTAATTCTACAATGTGCACATATTTATAAGTCCCAGTTTAATGTTGTTCCTCCCACACCCGTTATCTTGATGCTCCGTATTGGCCCTCAACCTCTTTTTATTTCAAAGGACACTTAACTTTTTTGTCACTCTAGTACCTGACATGCCACTCCATTTATCTGTAAATTCATTCACTTCATATTCTTGTGAAACACTTTACTCTATGATTGTCACTAAATGTATCTCAtttgacatactgtacaatatTCACAACAgcataaagaataaaaaaaacacatatgcacacaaaggaCTAAACCAAATTATAATTTCAAGGAGAAAAGCCAATCTATGTGGGCTTCATAGTAAACCACAGTCAACAACTTTACTCACCATGATAACGTTATGAGAGTCCATATTAAAGACAGGAAATGGATGGAATGCTTGCATCTCCTGCcactgtgcatttgtgtgtgtttgttcgtgTGGCACTTGGGAACAATACTCTAGATGCATTATCACTCTCTCCTGTATTCGTTTGATAATCTGGTCACAGAACTGATAATGTACAAGCAGCCCAATGAATAAACATCAAGTAGACTGGGCTGTGGTGACTCAGGCTCACCGTCAGGTCTATTCAGAGATCTTTTCTTAAGTAGACTCCTAAGCTGAGTGTTGTGCTTG
The sequence above is a segment of the Alosa sapidissima isolate fAloSap1 chromosome 2, fAloSap1.pri, whole genome shotgun sequence genome. Coding sequences within it:
- the pcbp3 gene encoding poly(rC)-binding protein 3 isoform X9: MEPNKVQSEGGLNVTLTIRLLMHGKEVGSIIGKKGETVKKMREESGARINISEGNCPERIVTITGPTDAIFKAFAMIAYKFEEVFFQDIVNAMSNSPATSKPPVTLRLVVPASQCGSLIGKGGSKIKEMRESTGAQVQVAGDMLPNSTERAVTISGTPEAIIQCVKQICVVMLESPPKGATIPYRPKPASTPVIFSGGQVRADPLAASAANLSLLLQHQPLPAYTIQGQYAIPHPDQLTKLHQLAMQQTPFTPLGQTTPAFPGLDASPPASTHELSIPNDLIGCIIGRQGTKINEIRQMSGAQIKIANAMEGSSERQITITGTPANISLAQYLINARFRDVAAMWNDPSSMTTS
- the pcbp3 gene encoding poly(rC)-binding protein 3 isoform X7 — its product is MHSYVATLGWLPYHHALPFPGDFLSRDHTPASPPLPSMEPNKVQSEGGLNVTLTIRLLMHGKEVGSIIGKKGETVKKMREESGARINISEGNCPERIVTITGPTDAIFKAFAMIAYKFEEDIVNAMSNSPATSKPPVTLRLVVPASQCGSLIGKGGSKIKEMRESTGAQVQVAGDMLPNSTERAVTISGTPEAIIQCVKQICVVMLESPPKGATIPYRPKPASTPVIFSGGQAYTIQGQYAIPHPDQLTKLHQLAMQQTPFTPLGQTTPAFPGLDASPPASTHELSIPNDLIGCIIGRQGTKINEIRQMSGAQIKIANAMEGSSERQITITGTPANISLAQYLINARFRDVAAMWNDPSSMTTS